One genomic region from Oncorhynchus keta strain PuntledgeMale-10-30-2019 chromosome 33, Oket_V2, whole genome shotgun sequence encodes:
- the LOC118366384 gene encoding platelet glycoprotein 4, producing MGCWNKLCGLKAGIGAGIAVAILGIILIPVGNNIIRETVTKESVIEPGTTAWDNWVSADAPVYRQFWLFDVQNPQDVVENGSKPKLVEKGPYTYKTRYLPKENITANPEDYTISFLLPAGAIFEPSMSVGSEDDSVTSLNLAVAGGYKLFPPWILEAAIKLNNVSLFQRRTVREILWGYKDPILKGTLGLFFPYNGTYDGPYSVFTGKDDISKVSTIDSWQGEKKVSFWNNTYCDMINGTDGSSFSPFLDKKKPLYFFSPDISRSVSAEYERSLDLKGIEVYRFKLPPLTLASPAVNPDNQCFCTDYVVTKNCTLAGVLDISSSRGQPVYISLPHFLHGSPYLVEDVEGLGPHEEHHVTFLDVEPTTGFSLRFAKRLQVNMMYGPSKIITVLKKVKDYTILPIVWLNETASLDDETADSFKKELLSRVDMLETVQFTLIGLGSAALVLCTVAHCLVSRNNNKLV from the exons atGGGTTGCTGGAACAAGCTGTGTGGGCTAAAGGCTGGAATTGGGGCTGGAATTGCAGTGGCCATATTAGGTATAATCCTTATCCCCGTGGGGAACAATATCATCCGTGAGACTGTTACAAAG GAATCGGTCATCGAGCCTGGAACCACAGCCTGGGACAACTGGGTGTCTGCAGACGCACCTGTGTACAGACAGTTCTGGCTCTTTGACGTGCAGAACCCACAGGACGTAGTGGAGAATGGGTCAAAGCCCAAATTGGTGGAGAAAGGGCCCTACACATACAA GACGCGGTACCTGCCCAAAGAGAACATCACGGCCAACCCAGAGGACTACACCATCTCCTTCCTGCTCCCTGCGGGGGCCATATTTGAGCCCTCCATGTCTGTGGGGTCTGAGGATGACAGTGTCACCTCCCTCAACCTAGCTGTGGCT GGTGGGTACAAGTTGTTTCCCCCATGGATACTGGAAGCTGCAATAAAGTTAAACAATGTCTCCCTCTTCCAGCGACGGACAGTGAGGGAAATACTCTGGGGTTACAAAGACCCCATTCTGAAAGGGACACTGGGCCTCTTTTTTCCT TACAACGGCACCTATGATGGGCCATACAGTGTCTTCACAGGCAAGGATGACATCTCTAAAGTGTCTACCATTGACAGCTGGCAGGGGGAAAA GAAGGTGTCTTTctggaacaacacatactgtgaCATGATCAACGGCACAG ATGGCTCGTCATTCTCTCCCTTCCTGGACAAGAAGAAGCCTCTGTACTTCTTCTCCCCTGACATCAGCAG GTCTGTGTCAGCTGAGTATGAGAGGAGCCTGGACCTGAAGGGGATCGAGGTGTACCGGTTCAAACTGCCCCCGCTCACCCTAGCCTCCCCTGCAGTCAACCCAGACAACCAGTGCTTCTGCACGGACTACGTGGTCACTAAGAACTGCACATTGGCCGGAGTCCTGGACATCAGCTCCTCTCGTG GACAACCAGTCTACATCTCCCTGCCTCACTTCCTGCATGGTAGTCCATACCTGGTTGAAGATGTGGAGGGCCTTGGTCCTCATGAGGAGCATCACGTCACGTTCCTGGATGTGGAACCG aCAACAGGGTTCAGTCTGAGGTTCGCTAAGAGACTGCAGGTGAACATGATGTACGGCCCCTCCAAGATCATCAC GGTGTTAAAGAAAGTGAAGGACTACACCATACTCCCTATAGTTTGGCTAAACGAG ACGGCATCCCTGGATGACGAGACAGCGGACAGTTTTAAGAAGGAGCTGTTATCTCGTGTTGACATGCTGGAGACGGTGCAGTTCACGCTGATAGGCTTAGGGTCAGCAGCCTTGGTACTCTGCACAGTGGCACATTGTTTGGTAAGCAGAAACAACAACAAGCTTGTGTGA